In Actinomycetota bacterium, a genomic segment contains:
- a CDS encoding RNA-binding protein, with protein sequence MKIYVGNLSYSTTEDGIRSAFSQFGTVDSVDVIVDRNTGRSRGFGFVEMSDDAEARAAISGLNGKDLDGRSINVNEAKPRAEQPKRSYRF encoded by the coding sequence GTGAAGATATACGTGGGTAACCTCAGCTACTCCACGACGGAGGACGGCATCCGTTCGGCCTTCAGCCAGTTCGGCACGGTTGATTCCGTGGACGTGATCGTGGACCGCAACACCGGCAGGTCGCGCGGGTTCGGTTTCGTCGAGATGAGCGACGACGCCGAGGCCAGGGCCGCCATCAGCGGCCTGAACGGCAAGGACCTGGACGGGCGCAGCATCAACGTGAACGAGGCCAAGCCGAGGGCGGAGCAGCCGAAGCGCAGCTACCGCTTCTAG
- a CDS encoding UPF0236 family protein: MSAADLFACAHAQLDRFHLARSLTRALGFSQEAFRLFTPAKEGKAAEVVQGLEGHLGKAGGEGKRKRISEAIAYISSLAAWLSDWRDVLPAAEDHRSPGAVEGNVDKCAADRFKKRGMSWRPCGAGHMRKIIELEGERGARQLYLKEEEGRREGGRGGHGLLAKGGEEEPGGLAQKEHAAARDKKR, from the coding sequence TTGTCCGCGGCCGACCTCTTCGCCTGCGCCCATGCTCAGCTGGACCGCTTCCACCTGGCGAGGTCGCTCACCCGGGCCCTGGGGTTCTCGCAGGAGGCCTTCCGTCTCTTTACCCCGGCCAAGGAGGGCAAGGCTGCGGAAGTCGTACAGGGCCTGGAGGGACACCTGGGAAAAGCCGGAGGCGAGGGGAAGAGGAAGCGGATCTCCGAGGCCATCGCTTACATCTCCTCCCTTGCGGCCTGGCTTTCGGACTGGAGGGACGTGCTCCCGGCGGCGGAGGACCACCGCTCGCCCGGGGCCGTCGAGGGCAACGTGGACAAGTGCGCCGCCGACCGCTTCAAGAAACGGGGCATGAGCTGGAGGCCCTGTGGCGCAGGTCACATGCGAAAGATCATCGAGCTTGAGGGAGAACGGGGAGCTCGGCAACTTTATCTCAAGGAGGAGGAGGGCAGACGAGAAGGCGGCCGAGGCGGCCATGGCCTCCTTGCGAAGGGAGGTGAGGAGGAACCCGGAGGCTTGGCTCAGAAAGAACATGCCGCCGCTCGAGACAAGAAGCGGTGA
- a CDS encoding GntR family transcriptional regulator — MNEKKIDPDDYAPAYHQLAQILREKIMGGELRPGDRIPSEEELGAEYGLSRMTVRRAISTLSEEGLLRGERGRGTFVVEPRVDGGLFLIPDFHTEMRNRGFSTRVRLLGVKAVKAGGVPAEKLGVRRGRKVLYLERVLEGNREPLVFDRKYILYDKTQPLLEEELGYGSTAEFFPGGSGLKPVRAELNLTATVLSAREAELLASRKGAPAFCMEQLLYAANDLRVVWGWMIYRGDRFSFASLSRPL, encoded by the coding sequence GTGAATGAAAAGAAGATAGACCCGGACGACTACGCCCCCGCCTATCACCAGCTGGCGCAGATCCTGCGCGAGAAGATAATGGGCGGCGAGTTGCGTCCTGGCGATCGCATCCCCAGCGAGGAGGAGTTGGGGGCGGAATACGGCCTCAGCCGCATGACCGTGCGCAGGGCCATATCCACCCTCTCCGAGGAAGGGTTGCTGCGCGGCGAGAGGGGGCGGGGCACCTTCGTCGTCGAACCCAGGGTGGACGGCGGCCTCTTCCTCATCCCCGATTTCCACACGGAGATGCGCAACCGGGGCTTCTCCACCCGCGTCAGGTTGCTGGGCGTGAAGGCGGTCAAGGCCGGCGGCGTGCCGGCGGAGAAGCTGGGGGTTAGGAGGGGTAGGAAGGTCCTGTACCTGGAGCGGGTACTGGAGGGGAACAGGGAGCCCCTGGTGTTCGACCGTAAATATATCCTCTACGACAAGACCCAGCCACTGCTGGAGGAGGAGCTGGGGTACGGCTCCACTGCCGAGTTCTTCCCCGGGGGCTCGGGGCTGAAGCCGGTGCGGGCGGAGTTGAACCTCACCGCCACCGTCCTCTCGGCTCGCGAAGCGGAGCTCCTCGCGAGCAGGAAGGGGGCCCCTGCCTTCTGCATGGAGCAGCTCCTCTACGCCGCCAACGACCTGAGGGTGGTGTGGGGCTGGATGATCTACCGGGGCGACAGGTTCTCCTTCGCCTCGCTGAGCCGACCGCTGTGA
- a CDS encoding cobalamin B12-binding domain-containing protein: MTGNDLAEGLIQAVADVEEEKALELAAEMISRGVEPLLIIDACQKGLDVVGKRYERREYFLSALIMSGEIFREITVLLEKEGYFKPSEDEEAPKVILGAPLGDIHDLGKYIVSVLLRRAGFRVIDLGVSVVPARFVEAAAEEDARLVAMSALITAAYEPIRETVAGFEKAGLRERVKIMLGGGAINQMVCTHTGADAWSRQATDAVKFAREFLGGTPGQC, from the coding sequence GTGACCGGGAACGATCTGGCCGAGGGACTTATCCAGGCCGTGGCGGACGTGGAGGAGGAGAAGGCGCTGGAGCTCGCGGCGGAGATGATCTCGCGCGGCGTGGAGCCCCTGCTCATCATCGACGCCTGCCAGAAGGGGCTGGACGTGGTGGGAAAGAGGTATGAGCGCAGGGAGTATTTCTTGAGCGCCCTGATCATGTCCGGCGAGATCTTCCGTGAGATTACGGTGCTGCTGGAAAAGGAAGGGTATTTTAAGCCTTCAGAGGACGAGGAAGCGCCGAAGGTGATCCTGGGCGCGCCGCTCGGAGACATCCACGACCTGGGGAAATATATCGTCTCGGTGCTCCTACGCCGTGCGGGATTCCGGGTTATCGACCTGGGAGTGAGCGTCGTCCCCGCGAGGTTCGTGGAGGCGGCCGCCGAGGAGGACGCCCGCCTGGTCGCCATGAGCGCCCTCATCACCGCCGCCTACGAGCCCATCCGGGAGACGGTCGCGGGATTCGAGAAGGCCGGCTTGCGGGAAAGGGTGAAGATAATGCTGGGTGGAGGCGCCATCAACCAGATGGTCTGCACCCACACCGGCGCGGACGCCTGGAGCAGGCAGGCCACGGACGCGGTGAAGTTCGCCCGGGAATTCCTGGGCGGGACGCCCGGCCAGTGTTAA
- a CDS encoding corrinoid protein, whose protein sequence is MNESIAVLLAQIKEEETLREVRAALSGGAEPLAVIESLREGMSVVGEKFEAREYFLPDLIMSAEIFKKAVGLIEPHLKGNAAASKGSIVIGTVQGDIHDIGKNLVATMLRCAGYEVHDLGVDVPPQAFVDKTRETGATLVAMSALLTTSFDSIKNTVDALTEAGLRDGIKVIIGGGPVNERVVDHTGADGFGLNPAEALRLAERFIPPSAGQ, encoded by the coding sequence ATGAACGAGAGCATCGCAGTCCTCCTGGCGCAGATAAAAGAGGAGGAGACCCTGCGGGAGGTGCGGGCGGCTCTTTCCGGAGGCGCGGAGCCGCTCGCGGTGATCGAGTCGCTGCGGGAGGGCATGTCGGTGGTGGGCGAGAAGTTCGAGGCCCGGGAATACTTCCTTCCCGACCTGATCATGTCCGCGGAGATCTTCAAGAAAGCTGTGGGGCTGATCGAGCCCCATCTCAAGGGAAACGCGGCCGCGAGCAAGGGAAGCATCGTCATCGGCACCGTGCAGGGCGACATCCACGACATCGGCAAGAACCTCGTCGCCACCATGCTGCGCTGCGCCGGCTACGAGGTGCACGACCTGGGGGTGGACGTCCCTCCCCAGGCCTTCGTGGACAAGACCAGGGAGACCGGAGCCACCCTGGTGGCCATGTCCGCCCTGCTGACCACCTCCTTCGATTCCATCAAGAACACCGTGGACGCACTCACCGAGGCCGGCCTCAGGGATGGTATAAAGGTGATTATCGGGGGAGGCCCGGTCAACGAGAGGGTGGTGGACCATACCGGCGCCGACGGCTTCGGCTTGAACCCCGCCGAAGCCCTGAGGCTGGCCGAGAGGTTCATCCCCCCTTCCGCGGGACAGTAG
- a CDS encoding beta-lactamase family protein: MTEGTFAPDLVDPREVGMDAERLQRLKQAVEEDTARGVYDGAVFVVARHGKVVMHEAVGKTDLEKGRRAALDDVFFIMSITKKITAVRVLMDVEKGKFQLNTPVAEVIPEFGMKGKQRVTVHHILTHTSGLNTELPYGIPVDQLGDIEAVVAAMANERVLYTPGTSVSYNPICAHSVLAVMVTRLDEAGRPFRRILAEDLFDPLGMDSTALGVPDRLRDRLVPVVVRDRTPGLFEPLLLEALNFLAQEDTELPAGGGISTAMDICRFAEMLRRGGELNGTRILAPETVRLATSNQTGDMVNHLWDYAREMYGWPVFPAYLGLTFFLRGEGVFPTPLGLTASPGTFAGLGAGSTMFWVDPERDLTFVLLTAGLLEEGPSVLRHQRLSDLVIAAVSD; the protein is encoded by the coding sequence ATGACTGAAGGGACGTTTGCTCCGGATCTCGTGGATCCCCGCGAGGTGGGCATGGACGCGGAACGCCTGCAGCGCCTGAAGCAGGCGGTGGAAGAAGACACGGCGAGGGGCGTCTACGACGGCGCCGTCTTCGTGGTGGCCCGCCACGGCAAGGTGGTCATGCACGAGGCGGTGGGGAAGACCGACCTCGAGAAGGGGCGCCGGGCCGCTCTCGACGACGTCTTCTTCATCATGTCCATCACCAAGAAGATCACCGCCGTGCGCGTGCTCATGGACGTGGAGAAGGGCAAGTTCCAGCTCAACACGCCCGTGGCCGAGGTCATCCCGGAGTTCGGCATGAAGGGAAAGCAGCGGGTTACCGTGCACCACATCCTCACCCATACCAGCGGCCTCAACACCGAGCTGCCCTACGGCATACCCGTGGACCAGCTGGGCGACATCGAGGCGGTCGTAGCCGCCATGGCCAACGAGCGCGTGCTGTATACCCCGGGGACCTCGGTCTCCTACAACCCCATATGCGCCCACTCCGTCCTGGCGGTGATGGTGACGCGCCTGGACGAGGCGGGCCGCCCCTTCCGCCGCATCCTGGCCGAGGACCTCTTCGACCCCCTGGGCATGGACTCCACCGCCCTGGGGGTGCCGGACCGCCTGCGGGACAGGCTGGTGCCGGTGGTGGTCAGGGACCGCACCCCGGGCCTCTTCGAGCCGCTGCTGCTGGAGGCCCTCAACTTCCTGGCGCAGGAGGATACCGAGCTCCCGGCGGGGGGAGGCATCTCCACCGCCATGGACATCTGCCGCTTCGCGGAGATGCTCAGGCGGGGCGGCGAGCTAAACGGCACTCGCATCCTCGCGCCGGAGACGGTCAGGCTGGCCACCTCCAACCAGACCGGGGACATGGTCAACCACCTCTGGGACTACGCGCGGGAGATGTACGGCTGGCCGGTCTTCCCCGCCTACCTCGGGCTCACCTTCTTCCTGCGCGGCGAGGGCGTCTTCCCCACCCCGCTGGGCCTGACCGCTTCGCCGGGGACCTTCGCGGGCCTGGGTGCCGGGTCCACCATGTTCTGGGTGGACCCGGAGCGGGACCTCACCTTCGTCCTGCTCACCGCCGGCCTGCTGGAGGAGGGCCCGAGCGTCCTGCGCCACCAGCGCCTCTCGGACCTGGTGATCGCGGCGGTGTCGGACTGA
- a CDS encoding SDR family oxidoreductase: MYPEFEGFVVMVTGAASGIGLGTAGQFIAEGATVISPDIDEEGLGRAAAELGEKYVPRVCDISKADQVSALADFVREKYGRLDVLVNNAAKGKLAAVDAMTEDDFYYHYEVDVKGTMLMVTAFLPLLRESSYPSIVNISSSAALVEHVNHHFLYSSAKAAVLKYTRHLARDLPGIRANCILPGWVDTPIYERAGFERSFVEQVYEKAVKHIPAGRVAEPEDIANCILFLCSKKAGYVNGAALSVDGGYLTGADWGFPF; this comes from the coding sequence ATGTACCCGGAATTCGAGGGCTTCGTGGTCATGGTCACCGGTGCCGCCTCGGGCATCGGCCTGGGCACCGCCGGGCAGTTCATCGCGGAGGGCGCCACGGTCATCTCGCCCGACATCGACGAGGAAGGGCTGGGCAGGGCGGCGGCCGAGCTGGGGGAGAAGTACGTCCCCCGGGTCTGCGACATCTCCAAGGCGGACCAGGTATCCGCGCTGGCCGATTTCGTGCGGGAGAAATACGGCCGGCTGGACGTGCTGGTGAACAACGCCGCCAAGGGCAAGCTCGCCGCCGTGGACGCCATGACCGAGGATGACTTCTACTACCATTACGAGGTGGACGTGAAGGGGACCATGCTCATGGTCACCGCCTTCCTCCCCCTGCTGCGGGAGTCGTCCTATCCCTCCATCGTCAACATCTCGTCCAGCGCCGCCCTGGTGGAGCACGTAAACCACCACTTCCTCTACTCGAGCGCCAAGGCGGCGGTGCTCAAGTACACCAGGCACCTGGCCAGGGACCTTCCCGGCATCAGGGCCAACTGCATCCTCCCGGGGTGGGTGGACACCCCCATCTACGAGCGCGCGGGCTTCGAGCGCTCCTTTGTGGAGCAGGTGTACGAGAAGGCCGTCAAGCATATACCCGCCGGGCGCGTGGCGGAGCCGGAGGACATCGCCAACTGCATCCTTTTCCTGTGTTCGAAGAAGGCGGGCTACGTCAATGGCGCGGCCCTGAGCGTGGACGGGGGCTACCTCACCGGCGCCGACTGGGGGTTCCCCTTCTAG
- a CDS encoding universal stress protein, which produces MIEKVLIPTDGSETAEKAVAFAVKLLQGTACGVTLLSVVEEPVYSAFWSDGLIAPEVIMPPPEELREELDKRAEEMLAESAAPLRAAGLEVTPKVRFGNTAAEILQEAEEGGYDMIIMGSHGRGMLSGFLLGSVSNRVVHHAGCPVLIVRHGVRSSIFDRA; this is translated from the coding sequence ATGATAGAGAAGGTGCTGATTCCCACCGACGGCTCGGAGACCGCGGAGAAAGCCGTCGCCTTCGCGGTGAAGCTTCTCCAGGGCACCGCCTGCGGCGTCACCCTGTTGTCTGTGGTGGAGGAGCCGGTGTATTCCGCCTTCTGGTCTGACGGCCTCATCGCCCCCGAGGTCATCATGCCGCCTCCCGAGGAACTGAGGGAGGAGCTGGACAAGCGCGCTGAGGAGATGCTGGCTGAGAGCGCCGCTCCCCTGCGCGCCGCTGGTCTGGAGGTGACGCCAAAGGTGCGCTTCGGCAACACCGCGGCGGAGATTCTCCAGGAGGCCGAGGAGGGCGGCTATGACATGATCATCATGGGCAGCCACGGTCGCGGTATGCTGAGCGGGTTCCTCCTTGGATCGGTGAGCAACCGCGTCGTGCACCACGCCGGTTGCCCCGTGCTCATCGTGCGCCATGGGGTCAGATCTTCGATCTTCGATCGGGCTTGA
- a CDS encoding homocysteine biosynthesis protein, with the protein MGKTIAEINERIKRGEAVVVTAEEVIGIVEEKGTAQAAREVDVVTTGTFGPMCSSGAFVNLGHAQPRMKIHRAWLNEVPVFCGIAAVDIYIGATEMAEHDPLNEVFPGEFRYGGGHLIEDLVAGKSVRLRATSYGTDCYPNRSWERDLTLADVKEAWLFNPRNAYQNYNVAVNLSDRVIYTYMGVLRPNLGNANYCSAGQLSPLLNDPLFRTIGIGTRIFLGGGVGYVVWHGTQHNTAVPRGPGGAPTRPAGTISVIGDLKGMNPRYLTGYSILGYGASLAVGIGIPIPVLDEEVIRAAAVRDEDLVAPVVDYSIDYPQGTGRVLGEVTYAQLKSGSIDLEGKEIPTAPLSSYSRAREIAETLKDWIARGRFLLGEPVELLPCEAREEGVV; encoded by the coding sequence ATGGGCAAGACCATAGCGGAGATAAACGAGAGGATCAAGCGGGGAGAGGCGGTGGTGGTGACCGCGGAGGAGGTCATCGGTATCGTAGAGGAGAAGGGCACCGCGCAGGCGGCGCGAGAGGTGGACGTGGTGACCACCGGCACCTTCGGGCCCATGTGCTCGTCGGGCGCGTTCGTCAACCTCGGGCATGCCCAGCCCCGCATGAAGATACACCGCGCGTGGCTGAACGAGGTCCCGGTGTTCTGCGGCATCGCCGCCGTGGACATCTACATCGGGGCCACGGAGATGGCGGAGCACGATCCCCTGAACGAGGTCTTCCCGGGCGAGTTCCGCTACGGGGGAGGTCACCTCATCGAGGACCTGGTGGCGGGAAAGAGCGTCCGCCTGCGGGCCACCTCCTACGGCACCGACTGCTACCCCAACCGCTCCTGGGAGCGTGACCTCACCCTGGCAGACGTCAAGGAGGCGTGGCTATTCAACCCGCGCAACGCCTACCAGAACTACAACGTTGCCGTCAACCTGTCGGACAGGGTCATCTACACCTACATGGGGGTACTGCGTCCCAACCTGGGCAACGCCAACTACTGCAGCGCGGGGCAGCTCTCACCCCTGCTCAACGACCCCCTGTTCCGCACCATAGGCATAGGAACGCGCATATTCCTAGGCGGCGGGGTCGGATACGTTGTCTGGCACGGCACTCAGCACAACACCGCGGTGCCGCGCGGTCCCGGGGGAGCGCCCACCCGGCCAGCGGGCACCATCTCGGTCATCGGCGACCTCAAGGGGATGAACCCGCGTTACCTCACCGGATATTCCATCCTGGGATACGGCGCCAGCCTGGCGGTGGGGATCGGCATCCCCATTCCCGTTCTGGACGAGGAGGTCATCAGGGCGGCGGCGGTGCGCGACGAGGACCTTGTGGCTCCTGTGGTAGATTATTCCATCGATTACCCGCAGGGCACGGGGAGGGTGCTGGGCGAGGTCACCTACGCCCAGCTCAAGAGCGGCAGCATCGACCTGGAGGGAAAGGAGATCCCCACCGCGCCGCTGTCCAGCTACAGCCGCGCGCGGGAGATCGCGGAGACGCTCAAGGACTGGATAGCGCGGGGGCGCTTCCTCCTCGGCGAGCCGGTGGAGCTCCTGCCCTGCGAGGCGCGCGAGGAGGGGGTGGTCTAG
- a CDS encoding 4Fe-4S dicluster domain-containing protein, with the protein MVRHKVVLHFPHEQVDKPIVSKLVRDYNLDFNILKASITPREEGLLVLEITGEEADYDRGMEYIRGCGVSVQPLSQDIRRNEERCTHCGACLAVCPTDALSADRTTMEVRFDDEECVACELCVKVCPPRAMEIHY; encoded by the coding sequence ATGGTGCGGCACAAGGTGGTGCTCCACTTCCCCCACGAGCAGGTGGACAAGCCCATCGTGAGTAAGCTGGTGCGCGATTACAACCTGGACTTCAACATCCTCAAGGCCTCCATCACCCCGCGGGAGGAGGGCTTGCTGGTGCTGGAGATCACCGGCGAGGAGGCGGACTACGATAGGGGCATGGAATACATCCGCGGCTGCGGGGTCTCCGTGCAGCCCCTCTCCCAGGACATCCGGCGCAACGAGGAGAGGTGCACCCACTGCGGCGCCTGCCTGGCCGTCTGCCCCACCGATGCCCTAAGCGCGGACCGCACGACCATGGAGGTGCGCTTCGACGACGAGGAGTGCGTGGCCTGCGAGCTCTGCGTCAAGGTATGCCCGCCGCGCGCCATGGAGATCCATTACTGA
- a CDS encoding FHA domain-containing protein has translation MAYLELEGSGQKFDLDEKAEYTLGRTDPATHSFPDIDLTPFNGVEAGVSRRHAKITRLGEDRYYIMDLSSTNYTHVSGERLEAFEPRVLADGDEIFLGTLKLTFHS, from the coding sequence ATGGCTTACCTGGAGTTAGAAGGCAGCGGGCAGAAGTTCGACCTCGACGAAAAGGCCGAATATACCCTGGGGAGGACGGACCCCGCCACCCATTCCTTCCCGGACATCGACCTCACCCCCTTCAACGGGGTGGAGGCCGGGGTCTCCAGGCGACATGCCAAGATAACGCGCTTGGGGGAGGACCGCTACTACATCATGGACCTCTCCAGCACCAACTACACCCACGTGAGCGGGGAAAGACTCGAGGCCTTCGAGCCCCGCGTGCTGGCGGACGGCGACGAGATCTTCCTGGGCACCCTCAAGCTCACCTTCCACTCTTAA
- a CDS encoding NAD(P)/FAD-dependent oxidoreductase: protein MYDLVVVGAGCAGCVAAARTAAEGHRVLLLDRQEQDNLGHPWVNGVERSVFGRLGIAMPAGEETMPSPLSSRLLSPSGRHFIETTSNPTVEVRMSFFARRLLRDAVEAGAEFRGGVRVSGPLLDGERVAGVRTEAGEEIEARGVLDASGWEAVLRRGLPESSPVPREIDESCMVTAWREQRRFDPGDAPDVPTLLGIPPDVNVSRVGWRGGYSVLMLHWDPRENELDILVGYDRNKSEEPAGEFVRRFLEEKGVGGRRHYGGGGLIPVRRSLDVLVDHGFMLAGDAACMVIPAHGSGVASSMIAGDLAARTFARCLREGDTGRENLWEYAVRYQRGRGALMAYFEVTRSLTADFKPEDMDRLIGYVMTPGDVEAGLKAEPLGLDLKDALRRARSLRHPLFTARFAFHAASAIALKRAYEAYPQRWDPVLLEEWRSRVARALPRGS from the coding sequence ATGTATGACCTCGTGGTGGTGGGAGCGGGATGCGCAGGCTGCGTGGCGGCCGCCAGGACAGCGGCGGAAGGGCACCGCGTGCTACTTCTGGACCGCCAGGAGCAGGATAACCTGGGGCATCCCTGGGTGAACGGGGTGGAGCGTTCCGTGTTCGGCCGCCTGGGGATAGCCATGCCCGCGGGAGAGGAGACCATGCCCTCGCCGCTCTCGTCGCGCCTGTTATCCCCCTCCGGAAGACATTTCATAGAGACCACCTCCAACCCCACCGTGGAGGTGCGCATGAGTTTCTTCGCCCGCCGGCTGCTCCGCGACGCCGTGGAGGCCGGGGCGGAGTTCAGGGGTGGGGTGAGGGTATCCGGTCCTCTCCTGGACGGCGAGCGCGTGGCGGGGGTGCGCACCGAGGCCGGGGAGGAGATCGAGGCCCGTGGGGTGCTGGACGCCTCGGGTTGGGAGGCGGTGCTGCGCCGAGGCCTTCCCGAGTCCTCGCCCGTGCCTCGCGAGATCGATGAGAGCTGCATGGTCACCGCCTGGAGGGAACAGCGGCGCTTCGACCCCGGGGATGCCCCGGACGTTCCCACCCTCCTGGGCATCCCCCCCGATGTCAACGTATCGCGCGTCGGCTGGAGGGGAGGGTATTCCGTGCTCATGCTGCACTGGGACCCGCGCGAGAACGAGCTGGACATCTTGGTCGGATACGACCGCAACAAGAGCGAGGAGCCCGCGGGCGAGTTCGTGCGCCGTTTCCTGGAGGAAAAGGGGGTGGGCGGGCGGCGCCATTACGGGGGGGGGGGGCTTATTCCGGTGCGCCGGTCCCTGGACGTCCTGGTGGACCACGGGTTCATGCTTGCCGGAGACGCGGCCTGCATGGTCATACCCGCCCACGGGTCAGGCGTGGCCTCGTCCATGATCGCCGGAGACCTCGCGGCGCGGACCTTCGCCCGCTGCCTGCGCGAGGGCGACACCGGCCGGGAGAACCTCTGGGAATACGCCGTCCGTTACCAGCGGGGACGCGGGGCGCTGATGGCCTACTTCGAGGTGACGCGTTCTCTCACCGCCGACTTCAAGCCCGAGGACATGGACAGGCTCATCGGATACGTCATGACCCCGGGGGACGTGGAGGCGGGCCTCAAGGCCGAGCCCCTGGGCCTCGACCTCAAAGATGCCCTGCGCCGCGCGCGCAGCCTGCGTCATCCCCTGTTCACCGCGCGCTTCGCCTTCCACGCCGCATCCGCCATCGCGCTCAAGAGGGCTTACGAAGCATACCCGCAGCGCTGGGATCCCGTCCTCCTGGAGGAATGGCGCTCCCGGGTTGCCAGAGCCCTGCCGCGGGGCTCGTGA
- the rfbD gene encoding dTDP-4-dehydrorhamnose reductase, giving the protein MRVVICGAEGQLGRDLVEAFREIGAEVLGFDLDLDITDHALVMEKIPSLKPDLLVNTAADLDADGAELDPEPSLRVNFAGNQNLVLACQQVDCPLAFVSSDYVFDGRKGSAYNEFDEPNPQGVYGKAKLASERYTASLLPRWFVFRTQWLFGRHGKRNFVKSILRNAREKGSLRVVTDEVGTPTYTGDLARIIRDVCLSGKYGLYHATNSGVCSRYEFARQIVETAGLTDIPVEPIVYADLGLPCPRPPYSPLDNLNLRLQGFPPARHYLEPLKEYVDWLLGSGEF; this is encoded by the coding sequence ATGCGCGTGGTGATATGCGGGGCGGAAGGACAACTCGGCAGGGACTTGGTGGAGGCCTTCCGTGAGATAGGCGCGGAGGTGCTCGGCTTCGACCTCGACCTGGACATCACCGACCACGCGCTGGTGATGGAAAAGATCCCCTCCCTAAAGCCGGACCTCCTCGTGAACACCGCCGCTGACCTGGACGCCGACGGCGCCGAGCTCGACCCGGAACCCTCCCTGCGCGTGAACTTCGCCGGCAACCAAAACCTGGTACTGGCCTGCCAGCAGGTGGACTGCCCCCTGGCCTTCGTGAGCTCCGACTACGTGTTCGACGGAAGGAAGGGGTCGGCCTACAACGAGTTCGACGAGCCCAACCCCCAGGGGGTTTACGGCAAGGCGAAACTGGCCTCGGAGCGCTATACCGCCTCGCTGCTGCCGCGCTGGTTCGTCTTCCGCACCCAGTGGCTGTTCGGCAGGCACGGCAAGCGAAACTTCGTGAAAAGCATCCTCCGCAACGCCAGGGAGAAGGGCTCCCTGCGCGTGGTCACCGACGAGGTGGGGACGCCCACCTACACCGGCGACCTGGCGCGCATCATACGCGACGTCTGCCTGTCCGGGAAATACGGCCTCTATCACGCCACCAACTCCGGGGTCTGCTCGCGCTATGAGTTCGCGCGCCAGATCGTGGAGACGGCGGGGTTGACCGATATCCCCGTGGAGCCCATCGTCTACGCGGATCTCGGCCTGCCCTGCCCGCGCCCTCCCTATTCTCCCCTGGACAACCTCAACCTGCGCCTGCAGGGGTTCCCGCCCGCGCGGCATTACCTGGAGCCCCTGAAGGAGTACGTGGACTGGCTGCTGGGATCGGGCGAGTTCTGA